The genomic region AACTCAAGCCACAGTGCTACGATTTCTCCCCATTGTGGACACTCTTATGTCTGGTAAGGTTAGTCAGGAAGGAGAAGCTCTTGTAACATAGTTTGCACTTGAAGGGCTTCTCCTTAGTGTGAACGGTCTGATGCATCTTCACATAATTCGCCTGAGCGAAGCGCTTCCCACATGTGGGGCAGGCGTACGGCTTGTCGGCATCCGTCCTAATACTCAGCCTCCCACGTTGTGACCCAATGACACCAGAGGAGGTAGAAGCAGGAGCCACCACCCTCAGGTGGTCAGTGTTTGAGCTCCCTCCTTGACCTCTAGCCATTGTTTGGGTGTTGTTGggattgtgtgctgtgttggTAGGGTAACGATGAGGTAGCTGAGGAAGACTAGACCCAGGTCCAGGCCTTTTATGAACCCAGTCACTAGGCATTAGACGAGACCCTGAAAGAGAAGACAGATTTCCTGTTAGATTCCCATTAGCGGAGTCTCCCACCACTCTCTCTGAAGGCTGAATCCCAGGGTGTCTTGCTCTGTTCATCATGGATACTGTGGTGTTTGTATCATAGGAACAGGAGGGTCTATCTCTATCAGCCCCAGGCTGCAGACTTGATCCCTGACTggagcctctgtctctctgatgaccaccaggactgttgttcagtccacctgtccactggttgtgttctgtgtggtggtGGAGTCTCTGTCCCGGATCCGACTCAGGAAGGAAGAGCGGCGGCTCCTGATCCATGATCCTGATCCGGGGCCAGGGTTTGTGACCAGCCACTTCAGAGGTCCACTCTCTCCCACCAGCAACACTGGATATCAACAAGTCCTCATGGACTGCAGACTGTAAAAACCAATGGAAGAGAAATCATAAAGGTTTATATAACAAACTTTTTGCTGTACACACAGAAACATGACAAGATATTCTAAAATATTAACCACAGTCAATGGGGGTATAGGGGATATAACCGGGTTGGGTTGGGGGATACTTTGGAAAAGGTTCAACATTACATGAAAACACTTTTCAATAATGAAGCATTTTTACAGACATCTACTCTGCCTCATCATACTCATTCTTTCCTCAGTTCACCTCATCCAGTTCCCTACTACATCCAAAACTAACTAGTACTACATTACATGGGCTGTGtgcattttctgctggtgtatcctgaggtagctcctctctgagaacctcttccagcagtgtgtacaggtgaacggcctctctcccgtgtggaccATCAGGTGCATCTTCAACTGGTGGGaaaacctcttctcacactggcgGCAGCTGAAatgtttctcccctgtgtggaccctctggtgcctcttcataTGGGACGAGTCAGAAAAACAGGCCCAGCACATGTGGCAGCCCAATAATTTCTCCCCCGTATGCATCCTCTGGTGGATCTTAACCT from Salmo trutta chromosome 11, fSalTru1.1, whole genome shotgun sequence harbors:
- the LOC115201865 gene encoding zinc finger protein 263-like is translated as MARGEGHLTGGHRGFVKPTGHNAWRDDQPITVDEGSGTSTQHVIVIESAEAAGPGGSPLVKQERTEGDDPRHSRDIQTGVMAGVAPPLATEDPAAPPQPKNRCSIMEEEEGPGVLLVKEEGCEEGLGKPEGTMIMEDNQTTSPPEPTEEPAEQHRTTHSLTESVDMEDGNPDLLLVKEETMNDGPESIDLRSGLKMGEQGGWLEANRGDWAAILDSQTLTGAAKGPGDNITEQARTRSDIVESAVHEDLLISSVAGGREWTSEVAGHKPWPRIRIMDQEPPLFLPESDPGQRLHHHTEHNQWTGGLNNSPGGHQRDRGSSQGSSLQPGADRDRPSCSYDTNTTVSMMNRARHPGIQPSERVVGDSANGNLTGNLSSLSGSRLMPSDWVHKRPGPGSSLPQLPHRYPTNTAHNPNNTQTMARGQGGSSNTDHLRVVAPASTSSGVIGSQRGRLSIRTDADKPYACPTCGKRFAQANYVKMHQTVHTKEKPFKCKLCYKSFSFLTNLTRHKSVHNGEKS